cacccaccctgcacatctttgggttgtgggtgtgaaacccacgcaaacaccggggggggggggggggggggggagtgcaactccacacagacagtggcccagagccgggatcaaacctggggtctcgggctgtgagacagcaatgctaaccactgcgccaccatgctgcctcctaGAAGTAATTATATACAATGTAAAGAGGAACCGTCATATATAATGGCAGCTAGAGTTAACAGCACAACTCTATCAATGTGCCATTAAAATGCTACTACATTAGTCCACAAAATAAGTTAAAAAAACACTAAGCAGCAAAAAATGTAGATGAATGAATCAGCTTGTAAACACTGATGGCACTAAAAACAATTAAAACTGACTGCCATGCCACTAATTTTTACATTCCCTTAGTTAAACAGCTGGAACTGAAAAGCTTTAGAAAAAATAATGGCAAGCAGCATTATACTCACTTGCAAGTGCTGACGATCAATGAACAGAAAGATGGACTGGTTTGGGTTGTTTACGATGAGTCCTGCCTTATCCTTCTGGCTAAAGTGCAGAAACTGTTTCTCATAATCACCATGATGAAACTCAAACTTGGCCTGCATAAACAACAAATTTGTTAATGCCTTTCTACTTTTAAATACAAGATTTTCAGCTCAACAAGTATCCAGTGAATAGCTGAGCAAAGAGACCAAGGCTGCCCCAGATTCAATTCAAATTCCATACAGATTAACAGATTTCAGCTAAAAGAGGTGTAGTGATGCTGCAAATTGGTTCAGCGCCTTGCTCAGATTGgccagggttccttctcctgatGTCCATCCAGTCATCTTTGCTTAAAGTGCATGTATGTGGGACTCCAGGTAAGGAGGGGGTCAGGCCTGGCAATGATGTCCCAATGTCAAATAATCTTCACATGCTCAAGTTCCACAGATGAATAATCTGTTTTAGCAAAATGCCATGCCGTGCCCATTGTACCCAGCAGGGAGTCAACACTGCCAGAAGGAGGGTCAAAACCGAAGACAATTAAAAAATGATCTACAAAGCATCAGTCAAAACATCACTGCGAGTGAAAAACAGATATCCTTTTTGCCAAAATACAGATGACAATTCGGAGTCATGTTTGAAATTAATCCCATATACTCAGGCACAAAGAAACCATTAGCAACATCAATTCAATTTTGTACAACTACGTATTCTGTACAAAATATTGTTGAAGTAATTAAAAAAAGATAACTGTTTCAGCAAGCGTGGAAAATTTATAGCCAAGATCAATTTTGCCAAGAGGAAAAACATGCACAAAATTCATTCTATATACTCATGTAACGAGTTGAAATTGTACCTGAACGGGCCTGAAAGGTTCACTATCTGTACCCTTCCACTTGGAGAACAGGAGACAGACCATCTTCTCTATATCATTCCGTGGCCAAAGGATAAAGTCCATTTCCTGTGTACAGCCAATTACGTCCTAACAGAGGAAGGAAATTCCCAAGTATTAAATGGTGTTTGTGTCAGGTACAGCAACCATAAGGTTTCAGTAATCTCAATCTGAGCCATCTTTCCTAGTCAGGTTTGATAACTTTGGTTGGAGCTCAAGATACAAAATAAGCTGGAGGTAAGGCATCACTATATCTTCTCTTTTGGTCCGAAAGGCTGGAAGCATCTTGTATTTATTTCAATGCTAATCTACATGTACAACAAACAATCCACATGCACTTTTTGGTGGAAATTTAAGAATTTAGCCTACACAAATAACAAAGTTAGATTCTTTGTCAGATTAAATTGCTCCCTGCACATGTTATATTGCCTTAGCCAAACTACTTTGCAGGATTCCTTTGTGTTTATCCAGCATCTTTGCCAGTACACACAGAATTTTCAGGGATTCCTTTTAGGTCAAGGAAATCCTGTCTCTCCAAATTAAAAATATCATTTGGATGGTTTAAAGGGCTTATTTATAATGAAAAGCTTGTATTTATTTGAAGTGACTTTTTACAATTTACAACTATAATCCAAATCAAACAATCCAAGCATGAACTGGTTTACCAGAGGTGTCACGATTTCAGCATTACACCAATACAGAATCTACTGTAATTCCAGTTTAAGGCAGTTGATACTTCACATTTGTTTCATTAGATTACAAAATCAGCAGTACAAGCAGACATTTAAAACAACTGTGAAGTATCAGTTTCAACAACCACAAGAATATTGAATAAcagcatcataataataataataacttattgtcacaagtaggcttcaatgaagttactgtgaaaagctcctagtcaccacattccggcacctgttcagggaggctggtacgggaattgaacccgcgctgctggcattgttctgcattacaagccagcgatttagccgactgtgctaaaccagccccttaacaaCCCAATTCAAAAGCAAATCCTTGGCTTAGCGGTAGAATTCCTCATTCTGGGTCAGAATGTGCAGTGCTCAAACTCTGCACTGGAACTCCAGCTCTGAATTCTGGGTCAACATGAAGCTGATTCTGTGATGGTGTGATGCAGAAACACAAAATAAGAATACGGTCTGCATTAGAACAGACAAGTACTCACACATGTGCAAGAGGTTGTCAATCGCTGTTTCACCCGTGGACAAAAGGTTGTTGCACAAAACATGAACCTACTTTACACTTAATGAAATATCTGCTGTGTTATTCCAAATTTTTTATTTCCAGCTTTTTTCCTTTTTTGTCTCAAGTGATAGCATGCTACCAAATGTGAGACTATTATGTTCTGGTCTAAAACAAACAAACCATAACAGTTTAATATTCTACTTACCCTGCGCATGGACTGGTAGCGAGGTGCGTGAAGCTGCACTACATCCTTCTGCAGCAGCTCTATGGAACTATCCAGGGAGTAACTGGACTCCCGTACACCTTTGAGGATATTTTCTTCATAGTTATTGGTCATAACTGGTACCACTTCAGCCACTTCAAATAGTGCCGGctttttcttcttaaaaaaaaatacCAGAATCGGAATTTTTGAAATAAAAAAAAGAAGTATTCTATGTCATTTCTAAATTtctattttaaaaaattatatcaATATCTCAGACATTGTTGTAGCTGGATTCAGTGATGGTCTAGCAGTTGGTCCTTCTTAAAAAAAGATGAAAATAACACATTAAGAACAAATTCTCATGTCACTTGACCTTAGTTCTTATTGAGCACAAGGGATATGATTTTCTGAAGAATTATTCAAATCTGGTGGAATAAAACAATTCCAAAGAAATTCCGGCATTTAAGCAAGGTGAAACTCTCAAAGCTAAATTATAATATTAATCCAAGTTAGTTTACTAGGCTTCATTTTGCTGGAAGATCACAAATGGTTTAAAATAAATCAACTGACAATTTAGTGCACATCAATCATTAAAGGAATTATTTTGAATTAAATCAACTTCAAAAGAAACCTATCATAGGGAGGCGAACTGAAAATCTGCACAAGAATTAATTTAATCCAGAAGCAAACTTTAATCAAATTGTATGCATGGGTGAGACAAGAGGGGTATGAAGAGTGAAAAACACAGAGAATTAAATACAATGTGCAACATGGGAACAGGCCTCTCAAcctctaactggtcatcccagtctaatgctcttttctttagttcaattcctcaagtGTTGTTTATCATCCTTACAAGCAGCAGTTTTACTTTAATGTGCCTGCTCTGTTCCCCTTTCTTTCAACCATCTATTGATCCTATAAAGCTAACATGGCCTCCAATCGTTATCTTCAGTCGTTCACTCAGTTTCAAGAGTGCATGGCCATCTGACACCTCAAATGTAGACAGTTCAAGTTCTATCTCCTCCCCATTAAATTCTGCACTCGCTTTTAAGGCAGACTGCCATGGAGGAATGTCAACATTCAGGCCCGATCATCGTTTTAAGAGTCACTTCACTAAATAAAGAAATGCCACATACAAGCAGTCACAGAACAGGGTCATCTTTAGCTGGCAGAAGCCTGAATCATGTCTTGAAACAGGATAATGGTGTGTATTGTGAGAACATGGTTTAAGATGTTGAAATCTTGTAagcttttaaaaattaaaatatacATCAAGATTGACCAATAGGGATCCTTGGCAAAATAAAGACTTTGAGAGGTCACAGTTGAAATTAAGGGCTCAATGGTTAAGCCTTGGTTTAACTTGTAATATAGTACTTGCTATATTCTTGTCCCGGCCAAGAATTAAGGGGGAAAAAAGGGTACACTATGAGAATATTATTCTAATAACCTTAATTATGACATTGGAACAAAttaattaataaaaaatatttttgcgTCAATTTGGATGGACTGAAGGTCATATAGCAAAGTT
The genomic region above belongs to Scyliorhinus torazame isolate Kashiwa2021f chromosome 6, sScyTor2.1, whole genome shotgun sequence and contains:
- the c6h6orf62 gene encoding uncharacterized protein C6orf62 homolog, coding for MGDPNSRKNQTLNRLRAQLRKKKESLADQFDFKMYIAFVFKEKKKKPALFEVAEVVPVMTNNYEENILKGVRESSYSLDSSIELLQKDVVQLHAPRYQSMRRDVIGCTQEMDFILWPRNDIEKMVCLLFSKWKGTDSEPFRPVQAKFEFHHGDYEKQFLHFSQKDKAGLIVNNPNQSIFLFIDRQHLQTPKTKAIIFKLCSVCLYLPQDQLTHWGVGTIEDHLRPYMPD